The stretch of DNA CGAGGAAACCATGACCAACCTGCGTGAGCGCAACCGAGATATGATTGTCGTCCTTCCACTCGGCGCACATGAACAGCACGGTCCCCATCTGCCGTTCGAGACCGATACGATCATCGCCGAAGGCATTGCAGAACGCGTCAGGGACGCGCTTTCCAGCGGGCATGATGGCTTCCAAAGCGAACTGAATGTCAATTTTATGCCCGCTCAACCCGTTGGCTATTCCATTGAGCACATGGACAGCGAAGGAACACAGACACTCGCATTTTCCGAAGCCGTCAATCAATGGATCGGTATCGGAGAAAACCTGCATGCCGGCGGCATCCGCAAACTGGTGATGCTCAATGCCCATGGCGGCAATTCACCGCTCATGACCATTGTGGCAACGGAATTGCGCGCCCGGCTCAATATGCTTGTGGTGGCGACGAGCTGGACGCGTTTCGGCCTGCCGGAGGGGCTGATTTCGCCGGAGGAAAAAGCCCTCGACATCCATGGTGGCTTCATAGAAACGTCAGCCATGCTGGCATTGCGGCCCGATCTTGTGGATATGACGAAGGCGTGCGATTTCTCCAACGCGCAATCGCAATTCTGCCATGAGTTCAAGTATCTGCGCGCCTATGGCCCTCATGCATTCGGCTGGAAGATGCATGATCTGAACCCGGAAGGTGTTGCGGGTAACGCCGCACGCGCCACCGCGCAAGCGGGCGAAAAGCTTATAGGGCATGCGGTTTCCGGCTTCATCGATCTTCTGCATGACGTCGATCGCTTTGATCTTGCAAGATTGAGCGGTATGGATGCAAAGGCAATGGCGTGAATGTGATCCAGCAGCATGTAATATTATAGCATTGCATGTAGCATTCGCTGGCGCGTTCCCTTATATGAATTGTCCTGTCCGAGGTCCCGTTTCACCCGTTAAAGCGTGTTGCATTCAATGGTATTCAGGAAACACGTTTTAAGTTTTCGTTTTTACGCATGTCTTTATCCCAAAAACCGGTTCCCATTTTTGGGAGACATGCTCTAATCAATCAGGGACCACAACTGCAAGAGGCACCCGCAATGAGCCAAGCTGAGGCAACAGCGACCACTGAAGCCGGCCGCATTCCTGTTACCGTTCTGACCGGATATCTGGGCTCGGGGAAGACCACACTCCTCAACCGAATCCTGACCGAAAACCATGGCAAGCGTTATGCGGTCATCGTCAATGAATTCGGCGAGATCGGCATCGACAACGATCTGATCGTCGAATCAGACGAAGAAATCTACGAAATGAACAATGGCTGCATCTGCTGCACCGTGCGCGGCGATCTCATCCGCGTGGTGGAAGGACTGATGCGCCGTCCGGGTCGTTTCGATGCGATCGTCGTAGAAACCACCGGCCTTGCTGATCCCGTTCCGGTCGCACAGACCTTCTTCATGGATGACGATGTGCGCGCCAAGACCGGCCTTGACGCCGTTGTCGCCCTTGTCGATGCCAAGCACCTGCCGCTGCGCCTCAAAGACAGCCGCGAAGCGGAAGATCAGATCGCCTTTGCCGATGTTGTTCTTCTCAACAAAACCGACCTTGTGACGCCCGAGGAACTGGCTGGCGTGGAAGCGACCGTGCGCGCCATCAATCCGCATGCCATCATCCATCGCACCGAACGTGCGGCAATCCCGCTGGACAAAGTGCTGGACCGCGGTGCCTTTGACTTGAAGCGCGTTCTCGACAATGATCCGCATTTCCTGGATCACGATCATCCAGACCATGTCTGCGGACCGGATTGCGATCATGATCATGACCACCATGCTCATGATCATCACGGGCACGATCATCACCATCATGACCATGAGTGCGGTCCCGATTGCGACCACGAGCACCATCACCACGATCATGCCTCGCCGATCCACGATGTGACGGTCAAATCGGTCTCGCTTCGAGCTGGCGAAATAGACGCGGCAAAATTCTTCCCGTGGATTCAGAATATCACCCAGACGCAGGGACCCAACATCTTGCGCCTCAAGGGCATAATCGCGTTCAAAGATGACCCGGATCGCTACGTGGTGCAGGGCGTACACATGATCATCGAAGGTGATCACCAACGTGCCTGGAAGGACGACGAGAAACATGAAAGCCGTCTTGTCTTCATCGGACGAGAACTTGACGCGACTGCGCTGAAAGCCGGTTTCGAAAATTGCCAAGCCTGAACGAAATAATACCGGATACCAATGCCTACAGTTGCTCCATTCGACCTTGATGGTCATTGTCTCTATGTGCGCTTCATCGGCGACACGCCATTTTTCGCCCTCGCCGATGGCACGATCCATCGTCTCGATGACGGCCATCAGAGTTCGTCGGCGCATGACGGTCTGCTGAGCGCCTGCCTCGCCTTAGACGGCAAGACGCTCATCACCGGGGGTGAGGATGGGCGAGTCTGCCGCATCGATGCGGCTGGAACAGTCACCGAGCTTGCGAAAATTCCGCGCAAATGGATGACGGCGGTTGCAAGCGGTCCCGGCGGCACCATCGGCTTTGCCTCTGGGCGTTCGGCCTGGGTGTTGACATCCGATGGCAGGCAACAGGAATTCGCGCAGGAGCGCAGCGTCGAAGGCATTGCCTTTGCGCCGAAAGGCCAGCGCCTCGCCATTGCCCGCTATAATGGTGCAACCCTGATCTGGACGGGCACTGCGGCAAAGCCCGCAGAACTTGAATGGAAGGGCGCGCATATCGGCATCGCCTTCTCCCCGGACGGGCGCTTTCTCGTCACCTCGATGCAGGAAAACGCCTTGCATGGCTGGCGTCTGGAAGACGCACGCCATATGCGCATGACCGGCTATCCGGCGAAAGTAAAAGATTGGTCATGGAGTGCCAAGGCCAAGTGGCTCGCAACATCGGGTGCGCCAGCAGCTATCGTCTGGCCTTTTGCCGGCAAGGACGGCCCGATGGGCAAGGCGCCGCTGGAACTGGGGCTACGCGGCGACAGTATGGTGACAGCGGTCGCCTGTCACCCGGTCGAGGATATCGTGGCCATCGGCTATAATGATGGCATGATTCTACTGGTTCGTTTTGCCGACAGTAAGGAAGTCCTGCTGCGTCGCCCCGGCAAGGGTGCTATTGCCAGCATGGGGTGGGACGATCAGGGACACCGTCTTGCTTTTGGTTCTGAAGTCGGCGATTGCGGCGTCGTGGACATCAGAAACTGAAAGCGGCAAGTTTTTTCAGAAATTTTTACCGGTCTCAAGGACGTTTCATCGTAACATCCGGCGGCGTTTTCGCACCCGTTGCCGCTACCCACTCCTTAAGTGTGGCGACATCCGTGTCACCGAGAATGTGATCGGCCTGGATCATGCGGGCCTCAACCTGTGCACCGCTGTTACGAAGAAGCGACGAGAGCGCAGGCGCAAAGGGCGAATAAAGCTTGTCATTTTCGCCCGAAACCGTCAGCACTTTTGCCTTGCCGAGATTGGCAGTCGGCGCATCATCGAGAACAGGCATCGAGCGCATCAAAACGGCACGTTTAACCAGATCGGGATGCAGTATCATAGTTGCACCCAGAAGATTGGCACCGTTGGAATAGCCGACGAAAGTCGCTTTTGTCAGATCTAGATCGTTCTGGTCGGCGAGACGTGTGAGGAAGGTCACAAAAGCGCTGGCCTCAAGCTTGACATCTTTCTGATCGAACTTGACCGCAGTAATCCGTTTGTACCAACGGGTGCCACCGTCCTGCAGCACACGACCGCGGATACCAAGCAAAGTCGCGCGCGGCCATACTTTGCTGGCCATAGGAACCAGACTGGTTTCATTACCGCCCGAGCCGTGCAGCAGGATAACCAATTCATCGGAGACATTTTCCGGTGTGTAGAATCGATGAATGAACTGCCGGCTGCGTGAAAAATTCTGTTCCGGCGTAATGGTCTTTTCGGTCTTCTTCTCGCGCATGATTATACCTTCCCCCCGCCGCGGAGCTCCCTCTTCCTTCATGGAAGCCGCAATGCCATCCAACGCCCGCGCCTGAATCTTGACAGCAACAGGTTGGCTCCCCGCCGATGCCGGACATACCGAAAGCGCGAATGCAGCCGCAAAAGCGGCAATAAGCATTTTCTTTACCATGTTCCCAACTTAGACAATGAGACGTTAACGAAGGTTTGACGGCAGCCTGTAGCCAGCTGCCCGCTCGGTGAATGCAGGTCTCTTAACAGGACAGATTGAGCGAGAATATGGCAGGATACACAAAAAATTACACCGTGTTACAATTACGTTACACATCGTATCTGCATCAATTAAGCGTGAGCAATGCATCAAACGGCAGCAAATCCACGTTTTCGTCGTGATCAAGGGTCAAAATTGGTCCTTAATCCACCAAGGGGGTCAAATCATGCGCAGTTTCAAACTCAGCCAACTGTCATCAGCTTATCTGACTTCTGATGGGGTAACGCCCAAGACCACCTATCTGCGCCGACGCGAATTCTTGGCCGGAGCCGCGACGTTTGCGGCGGGCTTGGCAGCCTCTTCCGCTGTGGCTGCTCCCTTGAAAGCTGCATCCTCCGCTTACAG from Brucella sp. BE17 encodes:
- a CDS encoding WD40 repeat domain-containing protein; translation: MPTVAPFDLDGHCLYVRFIGDTPFFALADGTIHRLDDGHQSSSAHDGLLSACLALDGKTLITGGEDGRVCRIDAAGTVTELAKIPRKWMTAVASGPGGTIGFASGRSAWVLTSDGRQQEFAQERSVEGIAFAPKGQRLAIARYNGATLIWTGTAAKPAELEWKGAHIGIAFSPDGRFLVTSMQENALHGWRLEDARHMRMTGYPAKVKDWSWSAKAKWLATSGAPAAIVWPFAGKDGPMGKAPLELGLRGDSMVTAVACHPVEDIVAIGYNDGMILLVRFADSKEVLLRRPGKGAIASMGWDDQGHRLAFGSEVGDCGVVDIRN
- a CDS encoding GTP-binding protein; the protein is MSQAEATATTEAGRIPVTVLTGYLGSGKTTLLNRILTENHGKRYAVIVNEFGEIGIDNDLIVESDEEIYEMNNGCICCTVRGDLIRVVEGLMRRPGRFDAIVVETTGLADPVPVAQTFFMDDDVRAKTGLDAVVALVDAKHLPLRLKDSREAEDQIAFADVVLLNKTDLVTPEELAGVEATVRAINPHAIIHRTERAAIPLDKVLDRGAFDLKRVLDNDPHFLDHDHPDHVCGPDCDHDHDHHAHDHHGHDHHHHDHECGPDCDHEHHHHDHASPIHDVTVKSVSLRAGEIDAAKFFPWIQNITQTQGPNILRLKGIIAFKDDPDRYVVQGVHMIIEGDHQRAWKDDEKHESRLVFIGRELDATALKAGFENCQA
- a CDS encoding creatininase family protein, with product MTNLRERNRDMIVVLPLGAHEQHGPHLPFETDTIIAEGIAERVRDALSSGHDGFQSELNVNFMPAQPVGYSIEHMDSEGTQTLAFSEAVNQWIGIGENLHAGGIRKLVMLNAHGGNSPLMTIVATELRARLNMLVVATSWTRFGLPEGLISPEEKALDIHGGFIETSAMLALRPDLVDMTKACDFSNAQSQFCHEFKYLRAYGPHAFGWKMHDLNPEGVAGNAARATAQAGEKLIGHAVSGFIDLLHDVDRFDLARLSGMDAKAMA
- a CDS encoding alpha/beta hydrolase, whose amino-acid sequence is MLIAAFAAAFALSVCPASAGSQPVAVKIQARALDGIAASMKEEGAPRRGEGIIMREKKTEKTITPEQNFSRSRQFIHRFYTPENVSDELVILLHGSGGNETSLVPMASKVWPRATLLGIRGRVLQDGGTRWYKRITAVKFDQKDVKLEASAFVTFLTRLADQNDLDLTKATFVGYSNGANLLGATMILHPDLVKRAVLMRSMPVLDDAPTANLGKAKVLTVSGENDKLYSPFAPALSSLLRNSGAQVEARMIQADHILGDTDVATLKEWVAATGAKTPPDVTMKRP